One Melospiza melodia melodia isolate bMelMel2 chromosome 1, bMelMel2.pri, whole genome shotgun sequence genomic window carries:
- the LOC134420630 gene encoding transmembrane protein 14C-like → MEYDWLGFGYAALVAAGGVVGYAKAGSVPSLAAGLLFGGLAGLGAYQQSKDPKNVWLSLVASGTLSTVMGMRFYNSKKAMPGIIAGASLLMVGRLGLQMMEKPLKP, encoded by the exons ATGGAGTACGACTGGCTGGGCTTCGGCTACGCGGCGCTGGTGGCGGCGGGCGGTGTCGTGGGCTACGCCAAGGCAG GCAGCGTCCCGTCTCTAGCTGCCGGTCTGCTGTTCGGCGGCTTAGCGGGGCTGGGCGCGTACCAGCAGTCCAAAGATCCAAAGAATGTGTGGCTTTCCCTCG TGGCATCTGGCACCTTGTCTACTGTTATGGGAATGAGATTTTACAACTCCAAAAAGGCAATGCCTGGGATAATTGCTGGTGCCAG TTTACTGATGGTTGGACGGCTTGGATTGCAGATGATGGAAAAACCTCTTAAGCCATAA
- the GCNT2 gene encoding LOW QUALITY PROTEIN: N-acetyllactosaminide beta-1,6-N-acetylglucosaminyl-transferase (The sequence of the model RefSeq protein was modified relative to this genomic sequence to represent the inferred CDS: inserted 6 bases in 4 codons; deleted 3 bases in 3 codons; substituted 2 bases at 2 genomic stop codons), translating into MTLPARSKHSHQNTLLVVFDVVFQERLFLRSNETHRYCPFGVLSHSVSFPFVFYTVNLQAQKPLWRLNISASLILAEACKALSEDKVSFXRKMPFREPSCTENVTQSHRITCTLAAEEAACTLXYFMTLHKEFESFXFRELFMLQNDYCVHVDVIKEPFPFQQTVLISWCLPHFLGXKRVVXGSTSHLWADLHCMRDLLALAVPWCYLINTCGQDLSLKHSREIIQLLKSPGSKDITPRVLPPPHITTCTKYVHRDRFYSAFSFMLWTFVCRCPXLTTCFGSVSVAITWLFVEFLLQDQCVFHLLAWPRNTNSPEGHFWVMPCRIPDHGQSQHRYTDSQSDALDCTAFQNWLTSGTTE; encoded by the exons ATGACTCTTCCAGCAAGAAGCAAGCACAGCCATCAAAACACACTGTTGGTGGTGTTTGATGTTGTGTTTCAAGAGAGACTTTTTCTGAGGAGCAATGAAACACACAGATATTGCCCTTTTGGTGTTCTGAGTCACAGTGTTTCATTTCCATTTGTTTTCTACACTGTTAATTTGCAAGCACAAAAACCTCTTTGGAGGCTGAACATCTCAGCAAGCTTGATT TTAGCAGAAGCCTGTAAAGCACTttctgaggacaaggtgtccttCTGAAGGAAAATGCCATTCAGAGAACCCAGCTGCACAGAGAATGTCACACAGAGCCACCGCATCACCTGCAccctggcagctgaggaggcTGCCTGCACCC CCTACTTCATGACTTTGCACAAAGAGTTTGAGAGCT TCTTCAGGGAGCTGTTCATGCTCCAGAATGACTATTGTGTTCATGTGGATGTCATT AAGGAGCCATTTCCCTTCCAGCAGACAGTGCTGATTTCTTGGTGCCTCCCTCATTTTCTGGG AAAGAGGGTGGTCTAGGGCAGCACCTCCCATCTGTGGGCTGACCTGCACTGCATGAGAGACTTGCTTGCC TTGGCCGTGCCCTGGTGCTACCTAATCAACACCTGTGGTCAGGACCTCTCCTTGAAGCACAGCAGGGAGATCATCCAGCTGCTGAAGAGCCCTGGGAGCAAGGACATCACGCCCAGGGTGCTGCCACCTCCCCACATCACCACCTGCACCAAATATGTGCACAGGGACCGGTTCTACTCTGCCTTTTCTTTCATGCTGTGGACATTTGTGTGCAGATGTCC TCTGACCACCTGTTTTGGCTCTGTGTCTGTGGCCATCACCTGGCTCTTTGTGGAGTTCCTGCTGCAGGACCAGTGTGTTTTCCATCTGCTGGCATGGCCCAGGAACACCAACAGCCCTGAGGGGCACTTCTGGGTGATGCCCTGCAGGATCCCAG ACCACGGGCAAAGCCAGCACCGCTACACTGACTCCCAGTCTGATGCACTGGACTGTACTGCTTTCCAGAACTGGCTCACCTCTGGAACGACAGAATGA